From Rutidosis leptorrhynchoides isolate AG116_Rl617_1_P2 chromosome 3, CSIRO_AGI_Rlap_v1, whole genome shotgun sequence, a single genomic window includes:
- the LOC139897545 gene encoding putative F-box protein PP2-B12 isoform X2: MKTQQQRYFDVDFKDLLITLNCFSLITFDHHHLHKIRETEEMNKSPSISVLPEGCISDLISCTSPRDASRFAAISKLFNAAADSDSVWERFLPSDYRDVIGRAVSAPVVFDSKKQLYVQLSDSYLLLDRGRLAFKLDKETGKKCYMLGARDLSIAWQDDARYWEWGPVPGSRFAEAGILREVWWLDIRGIIDTSVLSQESIYGAYLVYRVTQDAHGLGVPAKTIVTLGEIRNETSNVYLQQPRVPRRDRVVVTHTMRKDGWMEIKLGEFYCSDGDEGEVEMVLHEHLSWKSGLIVEGIEVRPN; encoded by the exons ATGAAAACACAACAACAAAGATATTTTGACGTAGACTTCAAAGATTTATTGATCACACTCAATTGTTTTTCATTAATTACTTTCGATCACCATCATCTACACAAAATCAGAGAGACAGAAGAAATGAACAAATCTCCCAGTATTTCGGTACTACCTGAAGGATGCATTTCAGACCTAATATCATGTACTTCACCTCGTGATGCATCTCGATTTGCGGCTATCTCTAAATTATTCAATGCAGCTGCTGATTCTGATTCTGTTTGGGAGCGGTTTCTGCCGTCCGATTATCGTGACGTCATTGGCAGAGCTGTTTCTGCTCCTGTTGTTTTTGATTCTAAAAAGCAGCTTTATGTACAGTTATCCGACTCGTATTTACTCCTGGATCGTGGTCGTTTG GCCTTCAAACTAGATAAGGAGACTGGAAAGAAGTGCTATATGTTGGGGGCAAGGGACCTATCGATTGCCTGGCAAGATGACGCTCGCTACTGGGAATGGGGACCTGTACCCGGATCCAG GTTTGCGGAAGCAGGCATACTTAGAGAAGTATGGTGGCTTGATATCCGAGGCATAATAGATACATCGGTACTCTCACAAGAGAGTATTTATGGGGCATATCTTGTGTATCGAGTAACTCAAGATGCACACGGACTAGGTGTGCCTGCGAAAACAATAGTAACTTTGGGTGAGATAAGAAACGAGACCTCAAATGTTTATCTTCAACAACCGAGGGTACCAAGACGTGATCGTGTGGTTGTGACTCATACTATGAGAAAGGATGGATGGATGGAGATCAAGTTGGGTGAGTTCTATTGTAGCGATGGAGATGAAGGTGAGGTCGAGATGGTGTTACATGAGCACTTAAGCTGGAAAAGTGGTCTTATTGTGGAGGGTATCGAGGTTAGGCCTAATTAG
- the LOC139897545 gene encoding putative F-box protein PP2-B12 isoform X1, with protein sequence MKTQQQRYFDVDFKDLLITLNCFSLITFDHHHLHKIRETEEMNKSPSISVLPEGCISDLISCTSPRDASRFAAISKLFNAAADSDSVWERFLPSDYRDVIGRAVSAPVVFDSKKQLYVQLSDSYLLLDRGRLAFKLDKETGKKCYMLGARDLSIAWQDDARYWEWGPVPGSRFAEAGILREVWWLDIRGIIDTSVLSQESIYGAYLVYRVTQDAHGLGVPAKTIVTLGEIRNETSNVYLQQPRVPRRDRVVVTHTMRKDGWMEIKLGEFYCSDGDEGEVEMVLHEHLSWKSGLIVEGIEIRKEEVARVSAGISGLLRVA encoded by the exons ATGAAAACACAACAACAAAGATATTTTGACGTAGACTTCAAAGATTTATTGATCACACTCAATTGTTTTTCATTAATTACTTTCGATCACCATCATCTACACAAAATCAGAGAGACAGAAGAAATGAACAAATCTCCCAGTATTTCGGTACTACCTGAAGGATGCATTTCAGACCTAATATCATGTACTTCACCTCGTGATGCATCTCGATTTGCGGCTATCTCTAAATTATTCAATGCAGCTGCTGATTCTGATTCTGTTTGGGAGCGGTTTCTGCCGTCCGATTATCGTGACGTCATTGGCAGAGCTGTTTCTGCTCCTGTTGTTTTTGATTCTAAAAAGCAGCTTTATGTACAGTTATCCGACTCGTATTTACTCCTGGATCGTGGTCGTTTG GCCTTCAAACTAGATAAGGAGACTGGAAAGAAGTGCTATATGTTGGGGGCAAGGGACCTATCGATTGCCTGGCAAGATGACGCTCGCTACTGGGAATGGGGACCTGTACCCGGATCCAG GTTTGCGGAAGCAGGCATACTTAGAGAAGTATGGTGGCTTGATATCCGAGGCATAATAGATACATCGGTACTCTCACAAGAGAGTATTTATGGGGCATATCTTGTGTATCGAGTAACTCAAGATGCACACGGACTAGGTGTGCCTGCGAAAACAATAGTAACTTTGGGTGAGATAAGAAACGAGACCTCAAATGTTTATCTTCAACAACCGAGGGTACCAAGACGTGATCGTGTGGTTGTGACTCATACTATGAGAAAGGATGGATGGATGGAGATCAAGTTGGGTGAGTTCTATTGTAGCGATGGAGATGAAGGTGAGGTCGAGATGGTGTTACATGAGCACTTAAGCTGGAAAAGTGGTCTTATTGTGGAGGGTATCGAG